The stretch of DNA GCATCAGGACACATCTCTTTTTGAATATGTAGCACAAGCAGTGTGTTATACCATACAAACATCACTTGTATTGCAGCTGAGGCTGACGAGCAGATGGCAACAATTTTCCATGACCAATGGTCATAGATTACTTAAATATCATTTGCAGTGACACCAAAATTTAAGGGTTCTGACTAGCTAACTTGTTACTAGTGTAAGAGTGAGAAAATTGTAATATTGAAGTAGCAATCTGtgctgcattaaaataaaaccctCCACAACATATATTCTTTAATCTTCCAGGTATACAGCTTTGTTTTTGATCGGTTGCGTGGTGTGAAGCAGGACATGATCATCCAGAGAGTGAGTGGGTCGGACTGTGTTGCCATTTTGGAGCGGACGGTACGTTTCCTCATTTATGCTTCTTATCGTCTTTGTGGTGAGCCCCTGCGGCTCTATGACCCACGCATCAACGACACACACCTCCAGGAGAACCTGAGCTGGCTGTTGGACTGCTACGCATCTGAAACAGGACAGCATCCCAACCAGGAGGAGTTTGAGACTCTTGGTCTGCTCTACAACTTAGGTTGGTGActttgttttaataatttattactTAAAATGTTTTGCATTGACATATTTACATCCACGTTGAAGCGTCATGAAATATGAACAAATATCCAAAACTCTAGTGTTCTATAAACCAGCTTTTGGTGCAAAAAACTGATACTGCAGGATCTCTGTTTGTTGAGCAGTTGTGTTCATTGGTATTCACACATAGAATGAACCATTTtggaattcttcatatttttatgtttcttcctctgttctcaGTTGATTCAGAACTGCttcttgtgaaaaaaaaaatcttctatCTAAACTTCTTTatggtttctttcttttttctcatctcTCCCAGGTTCAACTCGTGCCATGCAGCACGTTATAGAGCTCCCTGAGCGGCTTCGCAGCACTCCTGCCATAACACTGGCACTGTCCATCAACCAGGCTTTTCTAGAGCGAAACCCTGTACGACTGCTTCGATTTGCCAAAAAGTTAAACTTCCTGCAGAGCTGCGCTCTGCACCGACACTTGGTGGCATGTCGTAGAGATTTGCTGCTGATATACAGTCATGGATACAGCAGCAGAAACTGTCGTTTTCCCCTAGACAGACTGTCTAAACTCTTAGCCTTGGATGCCTTGCTCACAGCTCAACTCTGTCAGGTCTATGGAGTGGAAGTTAATCAAGACAATCATGTGGTCTTCTCCAAGGCTGCTTTCACTGAGCCTGAACAAGGGAAACTGCACTGTACACTATATCACAACATAATGGCCGAAAAACAAAAAGACCTTACAATTGGGAATATAATTCATGGCCGTGCTTGAGACAAAAACGGAGAGaataaatgatataataaaCTATTTGTTCCCATACCTCCACAGTAGGCCACAGCTTTTACACAGCCTGTTCAACGTGGGAATAATGTGCCGTTATTCGCTTCGCCATTTTGTATAAGTGGTGCAAACATGAAACGGGGAGGGGCATTATTATTCCACCATTAAGCCAACAGTGGAGGTCGTTACATTGTCAGATTGACATCTGTGTGAAAGGGACACCCGGCATGGCGGGACGACTGCACATACGGTTCACTTTGGTTACACATCAAGCCTCTGATGTG from Scomber japonicus isolate fScoJap1 chromosome 7, fScoJap1.pri, whole genome shotgun sequence encodes:
- the sac3d1 gene encoding SAC3 domain-containing protein 1, giving the protein MNRRRAPRYISHSQRSGASAAGGEWRQRNQEQWRGQGKPQVREVEDVRPGQQGKENVPKGICQSMCPARELQERESQNRLHRFEILAGTARDRRPRGDALRAVKEYSRPAAGKDATNPTELRPPAVLLKTVCYLIDDIAASPRLHPWTEVYSFVFDRLRGVKQDMIIQRVSGSDCVAILERTVRFLIYASYRLCGEPLRLYDPRINDTHLQENLSWLLDCYASETGQHPNQEEFETLGLLYNLGSTRAMQHVIELPERLRSTPAITLALSINQAFLERNPVRLLRFAKKLNFLQSCALHRHLVACRRDLLLIYSHGYSSRNCRFPLDRLSKLLALDALLTAQLCQVYGVEVNQDNHVVFSKAAFTEPEQGKLHCTLYHNIMAEKQKDLTIGNIIHGRA